From a region of the Globicephala melas chromosome 19, mGloMel1.2, whole genome shotgun sequence genome:
- the ISOC2 gene encoding isochorismatase domain-containing protein 2 isoform X1, with the protein MAAVRPGLGRIIPGSSILFLCDMQEKFRHVSFFPQIVSVAARMLKVAQLLDVPVVLTEQYPQGLGPTVPELGAESLQPWSKTCFSMVPAVQQELDARPQLRSVLLCGLETQACILPLPLSAPSTQPWTSWTKGCRSTWWWTPAPPADPEDHQGARPRQRAAGPLPWPEPPLPLNSLPCLEGRPTTFSSLGPWKRFPPHSWIPRVVQSTGGTAPSAGDVGAAFPLDGSSRKCK; encoded by the exons ATGGCAGCTGTGAGGCCCGGCCTGGGACGCATCATCCCTGGATCATCCATCCTCTTCCTGTGCGACATGCAGGAGAAGTTCCGCCATGTCTCGTTCTTCCCCCAGATCGTCTCTGTGGCTGCCCGCATGCTCAAG GTGGCCCAGCTCCTGGATGTGCCAGTTGTGCTGACTGAGCAGTACCCACAAGGCCTGGGCCCCACAGTGCCCGAGCTGGGAGCTGAGAGTCTGCAGCCATGGTCCAAGACTTGCTTCAGCATGGTGCCCGCGGTGCAGCAGGAGCTGGACGCGCGGCCCCAGCTGCGCTCTGTGCTCCTCTGTGGCTTGGAGACACAAGCCTGCATCTTG CCCTTACCTCTTTCTGCCCCTAGCACACAGCCCTGGACCTCCTGGACCAAGGGCTGCAGGTCCACGTGGTGGTGGACGCCTGCACCTCCCGCAG ATCCAGAAGATCATCAAGGAGCCCGCCCCAGACAGCGGGCTGCTGGGCCTCTTCCATGGCCAGAACCCCCTCTTCCGCTGAACTCCCTGCCCTGCCTTGAGGGGAGACCGACCACCTTCTCGTCCCTGGGACCTTGGAAGCGCTTTCCCCCCCATTCTTGGATCCCAAGAGTGGTGCAGTCCACCGGGGGTACCGCCCCCTCAGCAGGGGATGTGGGTGCCGCTTTTCCATTGGACGGCAGCTCCCGGAAATGCAAATGA
- the ISOC2 gene encoding isochorismatase domain-containing protein 2 isoform X3, whose protein sequence is MAAVRPGLGRIIPGSSILFLCDMQEKFRHVSFFPQIVSVAARMLKVAQLLDVPVVLTEQYPQGLGPTVPELGAESLQPWSKTCFSMVPAVQQELDARPQLRSVLLCGLETQACILHTALDLLDQGLQVHVVVDACTSRSQVDRLVALSRMRQSGAFLSTSEGLILQLVGDATHPRFKEIQKIIKEPAPDSGLLGLFHGQNPLFR, encoded by the exons ATGGCAGCTGTGAGGCCCGGCCTGGGACGCATCATCCCTGGATCATCCATCCTCTTCCTGTGCGACATGCAGGAGAAGTTCCGCCATGTCTCGTTCTTCCCCCAGATCGTCTCTGTGGCTGCCCGCATGCTCAAG GTGGCCCAGCTCCTGGATGTGCCAGTTGTGCTGACTGAGCAGTACCCACAAGGCCTGGGCCCCACAGTGCCCGAGCTGGGAGCTGAGAGTCTGCAGCCATGGTCCAAGACTTGCTTCAGCATGGTGCCCGCGGTGCAGCAGGAGCTGGACGCGCGGCCCCAGCTGCGCTCTGTGCTCCTCTGTGGCTTGGAGACACAAGCCTGCATCTTG CACACAGCCCTGGACCTCCTGGACCAAGGGCTGCAGGTCCACGTGGTGGTGGACGCCTGCACCTCCCGCAG cCAGGTGGACCGGCTGGTGGCGCTGTCCCGGATGCGCCAGAGCGGCGCCTTCCTCTCCACCAGCGAAGGGCTTATTCTGCAGCTCGTGGGTGATGCCACCCACCCCCGGTTCAAGGAG ATCCAGAAGATCATCAAGGAGCCCGCCCCAGACAGCGGGCTGCTGGGCCTCTTCCATGGCCAGAACCCCCTCTTCCGCTGA
- the ISOC2 gene encoding isochorismatase domain-containing protein 2 isoform X2: MAAVRPGLGRIIPGSSILFLCDMQEKFRHVSFFPQIVSVAARMLKVAQLLDVPVVLTEQYPQGLGPTVPELGAESLQPWSKTCFSMVPAVQQELDARPQLRSVLLCGLETQACILPLPLSAPSTQPWTSWTKGCRSTWWWTPAPPAARWTGWWRCPGCARAAPSSPPAKGLFCSSWVMPPTPGSRRSRRSSRSPPQTAGCWASSMARTPSSAELPALP; this comes from the exons ATGGCAGCTGTGAGGCCCGGCCTGGGACGCATCATCCCTGGATCATCCATCCTCTTCCTGTGCGACATGCAGGAGAAGTTCCGCCATGTCTCGTTCTTCCCCCAGATCGTCTCTGTGGCTGCCCGCATGCTCAAG GTGGCCCAGCTCCTGGATGTGCCAGTTGTGCTGACTGAGCAGTACCCACAAGGCCTGGGCCCCACAGTGCCCGAGCTGGGAGCTGAGAGTCTGCAGCCATGGTCCAAGACTTGCTTCAGCATGGTGCCCGCGGTGCAGCAGGAGCTGGACGCGCGGCCCCAGCTGCGCTCTGTGCTCCTCTGTGGCTTGGAGACACAAGCCTGCATCTTG CCCTTACCTCTTTCTGCCCCTAGCACACAGCCCTGGACCTCCTGGACCAAGGGCTGCAGGTCCACGTGGTGGTGGACGCCTGCACCTCCCGCAG cCAGGTGGACCGGCTGGTGGCGCTGTCCCGGATGCGCCAGAGCGGCGCCTTCCTCTCCACCAGCGAAGGGCTTATTCTGCAGCTCGTGGGTGATGCCACCCACCCCCGGTTCAAGGAG ATCCAGAAGATCATCAAGGAGCCCGCCCCAGACAGCGGGCTGCTGGGCCTCTTCCATGGCCAGAACCCCCTCTTCCGCTGAACTCCCTGCCCTGCCTTGA
- the ISOC2 gene encoding isochorismatase domain-containing protein 2 isoform X4, whose protein sequence is MAAVRPGLGRIIPGSSILFLCDMQEKFRHVSFFPQIVSVAARMLKVAQLLDVPVVLTEQYPQGLGPTVPELGAESLQPWSKTCFSMVPAVQQELDARPQLRSVLLCGLETQACILHTALDLLDQGLQVHVVVDACTSRRSRRSSRSPPQTAGCWASSMARTPSSAELPALP, encoded by the exons ATGGCAGCTGTGAGGCCCGGCCTGGGACGCATCATCCCTGGATCATCCATCCTCTTCCTGTGCGACATGCAGGAGAAGTTCCGCCATGTCTCGTTCTTCCCCCAGATCGTCTCTGTGGCTGCCCGCATGCTCAAG GTGGCCCAGCTCCTGGATGTGCCAGTTGTGCTGACTGAGCAGTACCCACAAGGCCTGGGCCCCACAGTGCCCGAGCTGGGAGCTGAGAGTCTGCAGCCATGGTCCAAGACTTGCTTCAGCATGGTGCCCGCGGTGCAGCAGGAGCTGGACGCGCGGCCCCAGCTGCGCTCTGTGCTCCTCTGTGGCTTGGAGACACAAGCCTGCATCTTG CACACAGCCCTGGACCTCCTGGACCAAGGGCTGCAGGTCCACGTGGTGGTGGACGCCTGCACCTCCCGCAG ATCCAGAAGATCATCAAGGAGCCCGCCCCAGACAGCGGGCTGCTGGGCCTCTTCCATGGCCAGAACCCCCTCTTCCGCTGAACTCCCTGCCCTGCCTTGA